In Rosa chinensis cultivar Old Blush chromosome 1, RchiOBHm-V2, whole genome shotgun sequence, a genomic segment contains:
- the LOC112200192 gene encoding TMV resistance protein N has product MASTSSRRQWKYDVFLSFSGADTRYTFTDRLYSALVQKGILTFMDDPELEKGKSIRLLAAIEDSRSAIVILSGGYASSTWCLDELVKIIQCMKEMGQQVLPVFYWVDPSDVRHQRRSFELKWKTHVDVEVEVREHEEVYGKNEDRLNAWRAALTEVANLSGWHFTGGYPTNLVDEIVNHILKKSVYTSSSVDKGFIGIDSRVDDFLSNYIYPQFGGVCFIGIHGLRGIGKTTLARAIHDEICQDFDRTCFLSNVREMSKNNGLVSLQEKLLSRILMAKIKNIEHEDTGAAMIKRRFCRTKVLVVIDDVDQLTQLEKLAGSRNWFGPGSRIIITTTDIQLLKAHDVDATYKANGLNCGEALQLLSLRAFKKCPPPEDYLDLCYHILGYARGLPLALVVLGSFLFGRSADKWASAIDRLKKTPDKRIIDVLRISFDGLDEKDREIFLHIACFYKGKDKDRVTQILDYCQLDPVIGLDVLADRSLITISNNELSMHDLLQEMGWEIVREQSPKEPGKRSRLWSHEDINNVLKRNTGTDSIQGMVMELTTLQVAHWKPEAFSNLSQLSLLHICNVDLPKGLTCLSNSLRLLEWTGCPLRSLPQNFEADELVELNLCHSNIEQLWKGTKNFDKLKFIKLCHSQNIVETPDLAGVQNLETLDLEGCSRLVRIHQSLAFLKKLIVLNLKDCKSLERLPSRIEMESLESLILSNCSKVKKIPEFVGNMECLLVLYLDETAIEELPDSIEQLSGLVSLNLRNCRNLVCLPSTINKLKSIEDLNLSGCLNLGKPQVNVGVMDCFEETDVNSGSAIEMSSTHDRKKKGRGPIFQGCKVVWRSFKKFLPSGLVQKVNTEPKSFHLPISQNVNAEPKSFHLPISQNVNAEPKSFHLPISGLCNLTYLNLSNCNLGEGVFANEFGYFPSLVTLNLSGNNFVRLPSGIGLLSKLENFNLENCKRLQELSDLPSNSILDLRADGCTSLKYLFDASNLNRLNKSYFNFINCFNLNGNQGCNNIAFEMLKTFMYQGISNNRETFQIVIPGSNIPEWFSHRSVGRSVSVSLPAHWNNSRVLGFALCAVFVLHEQHRNEKLYIDEFKTFNATHHLVCCLKLDGRELEVYGRHPAFRFSEEFCKVKSDHLWLFYVSRDKYFGTEWWHNSCSKFEFLFETRGPGLKVKECGVRQLL; this is encoded by the exons ATGGCGTCAACCTCTTCTCGTCGTCAATGGAAATACGATGTCTTTCTAAGTTTCAGCGGGGCAGATACCCGCTATACTTTTACCGATCGTCTGTATTCCGCACTAGTTCAGAAAGGAATTCTCACCTTTATGGATGATCCAGAGCTTGAGAAAGGAAAATCCATTAGGCTTTTAGCTGCAATTGAGGACTCTAGATCTGCGATTGTCATTCTCTCAGGGGGCTATGCTTCTTCGacatggtgcttggatgaactcgTCAAGATTATTCAGTGCATGAAAGAGATGGGCCAACAAGTCCTCCCCGTCTTCTACTGGGTGGATCCTTCTGATGTGCGGCACCAAAGGCGAAGTTTTGAGCTCAAATGGAAAACCCATGTAGATGTGGAAGTGGAAGTAAGGGAACATGAAGAAGTTTATGGGAAGAATGAGGACAGACTAAATGCGTGGAGAGCTGCTTTGACAGAGGTCGCCAATCTTTCTGGCTGGCATTTTACGGGTGG ATATCCAACAAACCTAGTTGACGAAATTGTTAATCACATACTCAAGAAGTCCGTGTATACATCTTCAAGTGTTGACAAGGGCTTCATAGGAATCGATTCCCGTGTTGATGATTTTTTAAGCAATTACATATATCCGCAGTTTGGTGGGGTGTGTTTTATAGGGATCCATGGCCTGCGGGGCATAGGTAAGACAACACTTGCTCGAGCTATCCATGATGAAATTTGTCAGGATTTTGACCGGACCTGCTTTCTTTCCAATGTTAGAGAAATGTCTAAAAACAATGGCCTAGTTTCTCTTCAAGAAAAACTTCTTTCCAGAATCCTGATggctaaaattaaaaatatagagCATGAAGACACAGGAGCTGCTATGATTAAAAGGCGGTTCTGCAGAACAAAGGTGCTTGTTGTTATTGATGATGTGGATCAGTTGACACAATTAGAGAAATTGGCTGGAAGTCGCAACTGGTTTGGTCCAGGGAGTAGAATCATCATAACCACCACAGATATTCAGTTGTTAAAGGCACATGATGTTGATGCTACATACAAGGCTAACGGGTTAAACTGTGGTGAAGCACTTCAACTTTTGAGTTTGAGGGCTTTTAAGAAATGTCCCCCACCAGAAGATTATTTGGATCTGTGCTACCATATTCTAGGGTATGCTCGGGGGCTTCCATTGGCTCTCGTGGTTTTAGGTTCTTTTCTATTTGGTAGAAGCGCTGATAAATGGGCAAGTGCAATAGATAGGCTAAAGAAGACACCAGATAAACGCATTATTGACGTGCTTCGGATTAGTTTTGATGGACTGGATGAAAAAGACAGAGAAATATTCCTGCATATTGCTTGCTTTTACAAGGGGAAGGATAAGGATCGTGTGACACAAATACTAGACTATTGCCAACTAGACCCTGTCATTGGTTTAGATGTTCTTGCTGATAGATCTCTCATAACTATCTCCAACAACGAACTGTCGATGCATGATTTGCTACAAGAAATGGGCTGGGAAATTGTTCGTGAACAGTCTCCTAAAGAGCCAGGCAAACGTAGTAGATTATGGTCTCATGAAGACATCAACAATGTGCTGAAGAGAAATACG GGAACAGATTCAATCCAAGGCATGGTAATGGAGTTGACTACATTACAAGTGGCTCATTGGAAGCCAGAAGCCTTTTCAAATTTGTCTCAACTTAGTCTTCTCCATATTTGTAACGTGGACCTTCCCAAAGGCCTCACCTGTCTTTCTAATTCCTTGAGACTTCTTGAATGGACTGGGTGTCCCTTAAGATCTCTCCCACAAAACTTTGAAGCCGATGAACTTGTTGAACTTAACTTGTGCCACAGCAACATTGAACAGCTTTGGAAGGGAACAAAG AATTTTGACAAGTTGAAGTTCATCAAACTCTGCCATTCTCAAAACATTGTGGAGACCCCAGACCTCGCAGGTGTTCAGAATCTTGAGACTTTAGATCTTGAAGGATGTTCTCGTTTGGTAAGAATCCATCAATCCCTTGCATTTCTCAAAAAGCTTATTGTGCTGAATCTTAAAGACTGCAAAAGTCTCGAGAGACTGCCAAGTAGAATTGAAATGGAGTCTCTTGAATCATTAATTCTTTCTAACTGTTCAAAAGTTAAGAAGATTCCTGAGTTTGTTGGAAATATGGAATGTTTGTTGGTGCTTTATCTTGATGAGACTGCCATTGAGGAACTGCCTGATTCAATTGAACAGCTGAGTGGCCTTGTGTCATTGAATCTACGCAACTGCAGAAATCTTGTTTGTCTTCCAAGCACCATCAATAAATTGAAGTCTATTGAAGATCTTAATCTTTCTGGATGCTTGAACCTCGGCAAACCTCAGGTAAATGTGGGGGTGATGGACTGTTTTGAGGAAACTGATGTGAATAGTGGGTCTGCAATAGAAATGTCGTCTACCCATGATCGCAAGAAAAAAGGGAGAGGTCCAATCTTTCAAGGATGCAAAGTAGTTTGGCGATCTTTCAAAAAGTTCTTGCCTTCTGGATTGGTGCAAAAAGTGAATACAGAGCCAAAGAGCTTCCACTTGCCTATATCACAAAACGTGAATGCAGAGCCAAAGAGCTTCCACTTGCCTATATCACAAAACGTGAATGCAGAGCCAAAGAGTTTCCACTTGCCTATATCTGGTCTGTGTAATTTAACATATCTGAACCTGAGTAATTGCAATCTTGGTGAAGGAGTATTTGCCAATGAATTTGGTTACTTTCCCTCTTTGGTAACCTTGAATCTAAGTGGGAACAATTTTGTTCGTCTTCCTTCAGGCATTGGATTGCTTTCTAAGCTTGAGAACTTTAACTTGGAGAATTGCAAGAGACTTCAAGAGTTGTCAGACCTTCCATCAAATAGTATACTAGATTTAAGGGCAGATGGTTGTACTTCACTGAAATACTTGTTTGATGCATCAAATTTGAACAGATTAAACAaatcatatttcaatttcatcaattgcttcaatctaaatggcaatcaaggatgcaatAACATAGCATTTGAAATGCTGAAGACATTCATGTATCAG GGAATCTCTAATAACAGGGAAACTTTTCAAATTGTAATTCCTGGAAGTAATATTCCTGAATGGTTCAGCCATCGGAGTGTTGGGCGCTCTGTAAGTGTATCTCTACCTGCACATTGGAATAACAGTCGGGTTTTGGGATTTGCTCTGTGTGCTGTTTTTGTACTCCATGAGCAACATCGGAATGAAAAGCTTTATATAGATGAATTCAAGACTTTTAATGCAACACATCATCTTGTATGTTGCCTGAAGCTCGATGGAAGAGAATTGGAAGTATATGGCAGACATCCTGCATTTCGCTTTAGTGAAGAATTTTGCAAGGTTAAGTCAGATCACCTGTGGCTATTCTATGTATCTCGTGATAAATACTTCGGTACAGAGTGGTGGCATAACAGTTGCAGTAAGTTTGAGTTCTTATTTGAAACCAGAGGGCCAGGTCTGAAGGTGAAGGAATGTGGAGTCCGTCAATTGCTATGA
- the LOC112200185 gene encoding DNA (cytosine-5)-methyltransferase DRM2: MKALKDHDKDETPPESVHRYVLYECRRWNLVWVGKKNVAPLEPDEVEMLLGFSRDHTRGLSRTDRHKSLGNSFQIQTVAFHLSVLKDRFPNGINVFSLLWDCWCRNSSLSGWYPNEECCVSGDFRCE, from the exons ATGAAGGCTCTTAAAGACCATGACAAAGATGAAACTCCACCTGAAAGTGTCCATCGCTATGTTCTTTATGAATGTCGCAGGTGGAATCTTGTTTGGGTAGGAAAGAAAAATGTGGCCCCACTTGAGCCTGATGAAGTAGAAATGCTTCTGGGTTTCTCTAGAGACCACACAAGGGGACTAAGCAGGACAGATAGACACAAGTCACTGGGAAATTCATTCCAG ATTCAGACAGTGGCTTTCCACCTGTCAGTTTTGAAAGATCGATTTCCCAATGGCATCAATGTCTTCTCGCTCCTCTGGGATTGTTGGTGCAGAAATAGCTCTTTATCGGGTTGGTATCCCAATGAAGAATGTTGTGTCAGTGGAGATTTCAGATGTGAGTAG